A genomic segment from Frateuria edaphi encodes:
- the lysS gene encoding lysine--tRNA ligase, whose amino-acid sequence MSEATENLPVDENKLIAERREKLKALRGQGVAFPNDFKVDAFAGDLRNEFVDHDAEAVEAAARRVKMAGRIVLKRVQGKVSFVQMQDFTGRIQLFIHQGTVGEETYEAFKGWDVGDIVGAEGQVMRTKTGELSVKVESLRLLTKSLRPLPDKFHGLADVEQRYRQRYVDLIVTEEARRTFALRSRIIGFMRKWLEAEPRRFMEVETPMMHVIPGGATARPFVTHHNALDMSLYLRVAPELYLKRLVVGGFDRVYEINRNFRNEGVSTRHNPEFTMLELYQAYATYHEIMDLTEAVIRETAQNVLGSTEVTWEGAQIDVGPAFRRWRMEDAVLEHNPGIKREELRDREAMVAHAKRLGVHVKPGYGWGKLLLEIFEKTVEHTLIQPTFITDHPVEVSPLARESDTDPGITDRFELFINGKEIANGFSELNDPEDQAARFKAQVEAKESGDDEAMHFDADYIRALEVGLPPTGGLGIGIDRLVMLLTGSASIRDVLLFPYMRPEA is encoded by the coding sequence ATGAGCGAAGCCACCGAAAACCTGCCCGTCGACGAGAACAAGCTGATCGCCGAGCGCCGCGAGAAACTCAAGGCGCTGCGCGGGCAGGGCGTGGCCTTTCCGAACGACTTCAAGGTGGACGCCTTCGCCGGCGACCTGCGCAACGAATTCGTCGACCACGACGCCGAGGCTGTCGAAGCGGCCGCACGTCGCGTGAAGATGGCCGGTCGCATCGTGCTAAAGCGCGTGCAGGGCAAGGTCAGCTTCGTGCAGATGCAGGACTTCACCGGCCGCATCCAGCTGTTCATCCACCAGGGCACGGTGGGCGAGGAAACCTACGAGGCGTTCAAGGGCTGGGACGTCGGCGACATCGTCGGCGCCGAAGGGCAAGTAATGCGCACCAAGACCGGCGAGTTGTCGGTCAAGGTGGAAAGCCTGCGCCTGCTGACCAAGAGCCTGCGCCCGCTGCCGGACAAATTCCACGGCCTGGCCGACGTCGAGCAGCGCTACCGCCAACGCTATGTCGACCTGATCGTGACCGAGGAGGCGCGCCGCACTTTCGCGCTGCGCTCGAGGATCATCGGCTTCATGCGCAAGTGGCTGGAAGCCGAACCGCGCCGCTTCATGGAAGTGGAAACGCCGATGATGCACGTCATCCCCGGCGGCGCCACGGCGCGCCCCTTCGTCACCCACCACAACGCGCTCGACATGAGCCTGTACCTGCGCGTGGCGCCGGAGCTGTACCTCAAGCGCCTGGTCGTAGGCGGGTTCGACCGCGTCTACGAGATCAACCGGAATTTCCGCAACGAGGGCGTGTCGACGCGGCACAACCCCGAGTTCACCATGCTTGAGCTCTACCAGGCCTACGCCACCTACCACGAGATCATGGACCTCACCGAGGCGGTGATCCGCGAGACGGCGCAGAACGTGCTCGGTTCCACCGAGGTGACCTGGGAAGGCGCGCAGATCGACGTCGGTCCGGCGTTCCGCCGCTGGCGCATGGAAGACGCCGTGCTGGAGCACAACCCCGGGATCAAACGCGAGGAACTGCGCGATCGCGAGGCCATGGTGGCGCATGCGAAGCGCCTGGGCGTCCACGTCAAGCCGGGCTACGGCTGGGGCAAGCTGCTGCTGGAAATCTTCGAGAAAACCGTCGAGCACACGCTGATCCAGCCGACCTTCATCACCGACCATCCGGTGGAGGTTTCCCCGCTGGCGCGCGAGAGCGATACGGACCCGGGCATCACCGACCGTTTCGAGCTCTTCATCAACGGCAAGGAGATCGCCAACGGGTTCTCCGAGCTCAACGACCCCGAGGACCAGGCCGCGCGCTTCAAGGCGCAGGTCGAGGCCAAGGAATCGGGCGACGACGAGGCCATGCACTTCGACGCCGACTACATCCGCGCGCTGGAAGTCGGCCTGCCGCCGACCGGTGGCCTGGGGATCGGCATCGATCGCCTGGTGATGCTGCTGACCGGCTCGGCCTCGATCCGCGACGTGCTGCTGTTTCCATACATGCGTCCGGAAGCCTGA
- the prfB gene encoding peptide chain release factor 2 (programmed frameshift), translating into MIETNPIHAQIADLTGRVESLRGYLDYATKRERLEEVSRELESPTVWDDPPRAQELGRERARLDTVVTGIDELTAGLSDAKELLDMAASDGDEDTVQSVADDVQKLEARVGKLEFQRMFSGKMDSNNAFVDIQAGAGGTEAQDWAEMLLRMYLRWAESRGWKVELMEVSGGEVAGIKSATFRVEGDYAYGWLKTEIGVHRLVRKSPFDSDNRRHTSFTSVFVSPEVDDDIDIEINPADLKTDVYRSSGAGGQHVNKTESAVRITHVPSGVVVACQTERSQHANRDRAMKMLAAKLYELEVQKRNAEKDALEASKSDIGWGSQIRNYVLDQSRIKDLRTGVERSDTQKVLDGDLDEFIEASLKSGLDAGAKRIDA; encoded by the exons ATGATCGAGACCAATCCGATCCATGCGCAGATCGCGGACCTCACCGGCCGCGTCGAGTCGCTTAGGGGGTATCTT GACTACGCCACCAAGCGCGAGCGCCTCGAAGAAGTAAGCCGCGAGCTGGAAAGTCCCACCGTCTGGGACGATCCGCCACGCGCGCAGGAGCTTGGCCGCGAACGCGCCCGCCTGGATACCGTCGTCACCGGCATCGACGAGCTCACCGCCGGCCTGTCCGACGCGAAGGAACTGCTCGACATGGCTGCCTCCGACGGCGACGAGGACACTGTCCAGTCCGTCGCTGACGACGTGCAGAAACTCGAGGCCCGGGTGGGCAAGCTCGAGTTCCAGCGCATGTTCTCCGGCAAGATGGATTCGAACAACGCCTTCGTCGACATCCAGGCCGGCGCCGGCGGCACCGAGGCGCAGGACTGGGCCGAGATGCTGCTGCGCATGTACCTGCGCTGGGCCGAATCGCGCGGGTGGAAGGTCGAGCTGATGGAAGTGTCCGGCGGCGAAGTGGCGGGCATCAAATCCGCGACTTTCCGCGTCGAGGGCGACTACGCCTATGGCTGGCTCAAGACCGAAATCGGCGTGCACCGCCTCGTGCGCAAAAGCCCGTTCGACTCGGACAACCGCCGCCATACCAGCTTCACCTCCGTGTTCGTCTCACCCGAAGTCGACGACGACATCGACATCGAGATCAATCCGGCGGACCTGAAGACCGACGTCTACCGCTCTTCCGGCGCTGGCGGCCAGCACGTCAACAAGACCGAGTCGGCCGTGCGCATTACCCACGTGCCCTCAGGCGTGGTGGTGGCCTGCCAGACCGAGCGCAGCCAGCACGCCAACCGCGACCGCGCCATGAAGATGCTGGCGGCCAAGCTGTACGAACTGGAAGTACAGAAGCGCAACGCCGAGAAGGACGCGCTGGAAGCGAGCAAGTCCGACATCGGCTGGGGCAGCCAGATCCGCAACTACGTGCTCGACCAGAGCCGCATCAAGGACCTGCGCACCGGCGTGGAACGCTCCGACACGCAAAAGGTCCTCGACGGCGACCTGGACGAGTTCATCGAGGCGAGCCTCAAGTCCGGCCTGGATGCGGGCGCCAAGCGCATCGACGCCTGA
- a CDS encoding formate/nitrite transporter family protein, which translates to MPQPTGRQRASAAEDPNEVDARDGFSLSREERGEVEQKRPPRVAVLHETIRLEGEEELSRGLLALSLSALAAGLSMGFSMLARGLLHRHLEGVPGAFLVESLGYPFGFLVVILARQQLFTENTMTAVLPLMTHPNLRKLGSLLRLWSVVFAGNLIGTALFAYGIVHMQLFDEGTRTALSGIGAEVMGNTPWQMFTKGIVAGWLIATMVWLLPAAEHAKITVIVLTTYLIALGGFTHIIVGSVETFYLVFTGGLSIEEFVTQFALPTLAGNIVGGSCIFALISHAQVRGDEAEEEAQDAEGAGTRNGQS; encoded by the coding sequence ATGCCCCAACCAACCGGACGCCAGCGCGCCAGCGCCGCGGAAGATCCGAACGAAGTCGACGCCCGCGACGGTTTCTCGCTCTCGCGCGAAGAGAGGGGCGAAGTCGAGCAGAAACGCCCTCCACGCGTGGCCGTGCTGCACGAAACGATCCGCCTGGAAGGCGAGGAGGAACTCAGCCGGGGCCTCCTCGCCCTGAGCCTCTCCGCGCTTGCGGCCGGGCTGTCGATGGGCTTCTCGATGCTGGCCCGCGGCCTGTTGCACCGGCACCTGGAAGGTGTGCCGGGCGCCTTTCTCGTCGAGAGCCTGGGTTACCCGTTCGGCTTCCTGGTGGTGATCCTGGCGCGGCAGCAATTGTTCACCGAGAACACGATGACCGCGGTACTGCCGCTGATGACGCATCCGAACCTGCGCAAGCTCGGGTCGCTGCTGCGGCTGTGGTCGGTGGTGTTCGCGGGCAACCTGATCGGCACCGCGCTGTTCGCTTACGGCATCGTGCACATGCAGTTGTTCGACGAGGGTACCCGGACGGCCCTGTCGGGCATCGGTGCCGAGGTCATGGGCAACACGCCATGGCAGATGTTCACCAAGGGCATCGTTGCCGGCTGGCTGATCGCCACGATGGTATGGCTGTTGCCGGCGGCGGAGCATGCGAAGATCACCGTGATCGTGCTCACCACCTACCTGATCGCGCTGGGCGGCTTCACTCACATCATCGTGGGATCGGTGGAGACGTTCTACCTGGTGTTCACCGGTGGACTGTCCATCGAGGAGTTCGTCACGCAGTTCGCGCTGCCGACGCTGGCCGGCAACATCGTCGGCGGAAGCTGCATCTTCGCGCTCATCAGCCACGCCCAGGTGCGCGGCGACGAGGCCGAGGAGGAAGCGCAAGATGCGGAGGGCGCCGGAACACGCAACGGGCAATCCTGA
- a CDS encoding OprO/OprP family phosphate-selective porin translates to MSLGRGLRRLALACLAALPLAGYAQDFSLHGYVDGRLVAAPSERSWVEGGLGKTRYGGGGVEARFGGAALAGTAQLTPSLLAFAGLQLQDGDRAGIDMLEAYLRWRPVSTTRWRGSVQAGAFFPPVSLENDAIGWTSPWTLTPSAINSWVGEELRAVGAEGRIERRGEIASWELRGALFQRNDPAGNLLAVRGWSLSDLTYGIGSRLREPDAYVRDDGEEPPMRYDPFRRIGHQWGNYAQLTWRARGWGRLSLMHYDNHADPQAWQPYEGGERLYAWRTRFWSLGATADTGPITWLAQAMDGDTVIEPVPNLVFTTRYRAAYLLAGWNRGAWRPALRLDHFSTRELPETPGLHEGEHGNAVTAALNWRPHDWLRLTFEVLHIDSTRTARADYGLQPRIRGTQTQLSARLFY, encoded by the coding sequence ATGAGTCTCGGCCGCGGCCTTCGCCGGCTTGCCCTGGCCTGCCTGGCTGCGCTGCCGCTGGCGGGCTACGCGCAAGATTTCAGCCTGCACGGCTACGTCGATGGCCGCCTGGTGGCCGCGCCATCCGAGCGCAGCTGGGTCGAGGGCGGGCTCGGCAAGACGCGTTACGGCGGCGGTGGCGTCGAGGCACGCTTCGGCGGCGCCGCGCTGGCCGGCACCGCGCAACTCACGCCCTCGCTGCTCGCCTTCGCCGGCCTACAACTGCAGGATGGCGACCGCGCCGGCATCGACATGCTGGAGGCCTACCTGCGTTGGCGACCCGTATCGACCACGCGCTGGCGCGGGTCGGTGCAGGCTGGCGCGTTCTTTCCGCCGGTCTCGCTGGAGAACGACGCGATCGGCTGGACCAGTCCGTGGACGCTCACGCCTTCGGCGATCAACAGCTGGGTCGGCGAGGAGCTGCGCGCGGTCGGTGCCGAGGGCCGCATCGAGCGGCGCGGCGAGATCGCCAGCTGGGAACTGCGCGGCGCGCTGTTCCAGCGCAACGACCCGGCCGGCAACCTGCTGGCGGTCCGCGGCTGGTCGCTCAGCGACCTGACCTATGGCATCGGCAGCCGTCTGCGCGAACCCGATGCCTACGTGCGCGACGACGGCGAGGAGCCGCCAATGCGCTACGACCCGTTCCGCCGCATCGGCCACCAATGGGGCAACTACGCCCAGTTGACGTGGCGCGCGCGCGGCTGGGGCCGCCTCAGCCTGATGCACTACGACAACCACGCCGACCCCCAAGCCTGGCAACCCTACGAAGGCGGCGAGCGCCTGTACGCCTGGCGCACCCGCTTCTGGAGCCTGGGCGCCACCGCCGACACCGGGCCGATCACCTGGCTGGCCCAGGCGATGGACGGCGATACCGTGATCGAGCCGGTGCCGAACCTGGTGTTCACTACCCGCTATCGGGCCGCGTACCTGCTGGCCGGCTGGAATCGCGGTGCGTGGCGACCCGCACTACGGCTGGACCACTTCAGTACGCGCGAACTGCCCGAAACCCCGGGGCTGCACGAAGGGGAGCACGGCAATGCGGTCACTGCCGCCCTCAACTGGCGTCCCCACGACTGGCTGCGCCTGACGTTCGAGGTGCTGCACATCGACAGCACGCGCACCGCCCGTGCCGATTACGGGTTGCAGCCCCGCATCCGCGGCACCCAGACGCAGCTGAGCGCACGCCTGTTCTACTGA
- a CDS encoding YciI family protein, with the protein MWFAIVGTDVPESLDKRKSARPEHLARLEKLQAEARLLLAGPFPAIASDDPGPAGFTGSLIIAEFPSQADAQRWADADPYVAAGVYASVEVKPFRKTLP; encoded by the coding sequence ATGTGGTTTGCCATCGTCGGCACCGACGTCCCCGAGTCGCTGGACAAGCGCAAGAGCGCCCGGCCGGAACATCTGGCGCGGCTTGAGAAGCTTCAGGCCGAAGCCCGCTTGCTGCTGGCCGGTCCGTTCCCCGCCATCGCCTCCGACGACCCGGGCCCGGCCGGCTTCACCGGCAGCCTGATCATTGCCGAATTCCCCTCGCAGGCCGACGCCCAGCGCTGGGCGGATGCCGACCCGTATGTCGCTGCGGGCGTCTACGCCAGTGTCGAGGTCAAACCGTTCCGCAAGACCCTGCCATGA
- a CDS encoding BolA family protein, with the protein MVEQIRQRLADALAPVELEVLDEGHKHAGHANAGKGHFHVRIVSPAFAGVLPIKRHRMVYAALEGLMDQGIHALSIDAKDS; encoded by the coding sequence ATGGTCGAGCAGATCCGCCAGCGCCTTGCCGATGCCTTGGCGCCGGTGGAGCTGGAAGTGCTCGACGAGGGCCACAAGCACGCCGGCCACGCCAACGCCGGCAAGGGCCATTTCCACGTACGCATCGTCAGTCCGGCCTTTGCCGGCGTGCTGCCGATCAAGCGCCACCGCATGGTGTACGCGGCGCTGGAAGGGCTGATGGACCAGGGCATCCATGCACTCTCGATAGATGCCAAGGACTCATAA
- a CDS encoding putative bifunctional diguanylate cyclase/phosphodiesterase: MRAVVGFRLRLALFFVATLVTVQLLTAALVYGVTRRAMVSEGERQLAVNAQAFVAQMDDLSARVAGNVEVMTLDYALRSAIAERDHGTVFSVLRNHGRRVGASRMQLVGLDGVVEVDTADAHANGKRFAFPDLVEHAFDRRVAAVVALQSKAYWVVVVPIYAPQPVGLVVVYVPLDDALLAHLRELSALPGDIELAVRPDTSGWIAAAQGLRHTGLVASLAGQDLPTSPAVRRIQGHEYLVLAQPLSQARSSAPVVAVLGYSLGDALRPFRAVVIAWGFLLGLGLVVGLIGAWLTARSVSRPVESLAGAARRIEAGDYRALPSLGRRDELGELAAAFGTMAEAVRQREERIRQQALHDQVTDLPNRVAAEAAIDRARDAGTTHGALLMVGLTRVPDIIKTMGHGLYDRLMREVGIRLGRVAARAYLARATDTQFVAWLPDADRTEAVAAALRILDALNASYVEADVSVDTLPAIGIAMYPEDGALASVLLRHGEVAQFAATGSTRPLAFYDAATDPHRTERLSLMGELREALDHDHLLLHYQPKLALDTRRVDGVEALVRWHHPRRGIVPPQDFIGMAEDTGNIQRLTRWALASGIAQASRWHARGLDLNVAVNLSARDLGEPELPLRIGRLLSIHGLPPGKLTVEITERAVIGEPETAIRVLRGLADLGVGIAVDDFGVGQSAFAYLRHLPVSELKIDQTFVRHLARDASDQTIVRSIVELGHRLGFQVTAEGVEDEGALEQLAAIGCDHAQGFFIARPLPATELAGFAFERAGVA, encoded by the coding sequence ATGCGCGCCGTCGTCGGCTTCCGCCTCCGCTTGGCACTGTTCTTCGTCGCCACCCTGGTGACCGTGCAGCTGCTGACGGCCGCGCTGGTCTACGGCGTGACCCGGCGTGCGATGGTCAGCGAGGGCGAACGCCAGCTCGCGGTCAACGCGCAGGCTTTCGTGGCGCAGATGGACGATCTTTCCGCACGCGTGGCCGGCAACGTCGAAGTGATGACGCTGGACTACGCCTTGCGCTCGGCGATCGCCGAACGTGACCACGGCACGGTGTTTTCCGTGCTGCGCAACCACGGCCGCCGGGTAGGCGCCTCGCGCATGCAACTGGTCGGCCTGGACGGGGTGGTCGAGGTGGATACGGCCGACGCGCATGCGAACGGCAAGCGCTTCGCCTTTCCTGATCTTGTCGAGCATGCCTTCGACCGGCGCGTCGCGGCCGTGGTGGCGCTGCAGTCCAAGGCGTACTGGGTGGTGGTGGTGCCCATCTACGCGCCCCAGCCGGTCGGGCTGGTGGTGGTTTACGTACCGCTGGACGACGCGCTGCTGGCGCACCTGCGTGAACTGTCCGCGCTGCCTGGCGATATCGAGCTCGCGGTGCGGCCGGACACTTCGGGCTGGATCGCTGCCGCGCAGGGGCTCAGGCATACCGGACTGGTCGCCAGCCTGGCCGGCCAGGATCTGCCGACGAGCCCGGCGGTGCGCCGCATCCAGGGACACGAATACCTCGTGTTGGCGCAGCCGCTGAGCCAGGCGCGCAGCAGCGCCCCGGTGGTGGCGGTGCTCGGTTACTCGTTGGGCGACGCCTTGCGGCCATTCCGCGCAGTGGTGATCGCCTGGGGCTTCCTGCTTGGCCTGGGACTGGTGGTCGGCCTGATCGGCGCGTGGCTGACCGCGCGCAGCGTGTCGCGCCCGGTGGAATCCCTCGCCGGCGCGGCGCGGCGCATCGAGGCGGGCGACTACCGTGCGCTGCCCAGCCTCGGCCGTCGCGACGAACTGGGCGAACTCGCCGCGGCCTTCGGCACCATGGCCGAAGCGGTCCGCCAGCGCGAGGAGCGCATCCGCCAGCAGGCATTGCACGACCAGGTCACCGACCTGCCCAACCGCGTGGCCGCCGAGGCCGCGATCGATCGTGCGCGGGACGCCGGCACGACCCACGGCGCGCTGCTGATGGTCGGTCTCACGCGTGTGCCCGACATCATCAAGACCATGGGCCATGGCCTTTACGACCGCCTGATGCGCGAAGTCGGCATACGCCTGGGGCGCGTGGCCGCCAGGGCCTACCTGGCGCGCGCCACCGATACCCAGTTCGTCGCCTGGCTGCCTGACGCGGACCGCACCGAGGCGGTCGCCGCGGCGCTGCGCATCCTCGATGCGTTGAACGCCTCCTACGTCGAGGCGGACGTGAGCGTCGACACCCTGCCGGCGATCGGCATCGCCATGTACCCGGAGGACGGAGCGCTGGCGTCGGTGCTGCTGCGCCACGGCGAAGTGGCCCAGTTCGCGGCCACCGGCTCGACCCGTCCGCTGGCCTTCTACGACGCGGCAACCGACCCCCATCGCACCGAACGGTTGTCGCTGATGGGCGAGCTGCGCGAGGCGCTCGATCACGATCACCTGCTGCTGCACTACCAGCCCAAGCTCGCGCTGGACACGCGTCGCGTGGACGGCGTCGAGGCGTTGGTGCGCTGGCACCATCCGCGCCGCGGGATCGTGCCGCCGCAGGACTTCATCGGCATGGCCGAAGACACGGGCAACATCCAGCGGCTGACCCGCTGGGCGCTGGCCTCCGGCATTGCCCAGGCGAGCCGCTGGCACGCGCGCGGGCTCGACCTGAATGTGGCGGTGAATCTCTCGGCACGCGACCTGGGGGAACCGGAACTGCCGCTGCGCATCGGGCGTTTGCTCTCCATCCACGGACTTCCGCCCGGCAAGCTGACTGTCGAGATCACCGAGCGCGCCGTGATCGGCGAGCCGGAAACGGCGATCCGCGTGCTGCGGGGGTTGGCCGACCTCGGTGTCGGCATCGCGGTGGACGATTTCGGCGTAGGCCAGTCCGCCTTCGCCTATCTGCGCCACTTGCCGGTGAGCGAGCTGAAGATCGACCAGACCTTCGTCCGTCATCTGGCTCGCGACGCCAGCGACCAGACCATCGTGCGCTCGATCGTCGAACTCGGGCATCGCCTCGGCTTCCAGGTCACCGCCGAGGGAGTGGAAGACGAGGGGGCGCTGGAACAACTCGCGGCGATCGGCTGCGACCATGCGCAGGGCTTCTTCATCGCGCGCCCGCTGCCGGCGACGGAACTGGCGGGCTTCGCCTTTGAGCGGGCCGGGGTGGCATGA
- a CDS encoding YidC/Oxa1 family membrane protein insertase: MWSMFVDGLSSLLAQLATWLDGSYGLAVIVLALLVRLALLPMTLKTAEQGWWRQQQLLALKPKLARLNERHAGDPAAKAKAMQALYREYGVSGGLGSSLLVALVQAPLGAGIYAAIRQGVAGAGSFLWIPKLARPDVMLALVVGLLSFAALLLNPAMSEQARTLLHWLPVVVSFLVVWHLAAGLGLYWAGSSGVNLLQVALLRRRVRHRARR, translated from the coding sequence ATGTGGTCGATGTTCGTGGACGGACTTTCATCACTGCTGGCGCAGCTGGCCACGTGGCTTGACGGGAGCTATGGCCTGGCGGTGATCGTGCTGGCGCTGCTGGTGCGTCTGGCCCTGTTGCCAATGACGCTGAAGACCGCCGAGCAGGGCTGGTGGCGGCAGCAGCAGTTGCTTGCGCTCAAGCCGAAGCTGGCGCGGCTCAATGAGCGCCACGCCGGCGATCCGGCGGCAAAGGCAAAGGCCATGCAGGCGCTATATCGCGAGTATGGCGTCAGTGGCGGATTGGGCAGCAGCCTGCTGGTTGCGCTGGTGCAGGCGCCGCTTGGCGCTGGCATCTATGCGGCGATCCGCCAGGGTGTCGCGGGGGCCGGATCGTTCCTGTGGATACCGAAGCTGGCGCGGCCGGATGTGATGCTGGCGCTGGTGGTGGGCCTGTTGAGTTTCGCGGCGCTGTTGCTCAATCCGGCGATGTCCGAGCAGGCGCGCACGCTGCTGCACTGGTTGCCGGTGGTGGTGTCGTTCCTCGTGGTCTGGCACCTGGCCGCGGGACTGGGACTGTACTGGGCTGGATCGAGCGGCGTGAACCTGCTGCAGGTGGCGCTGCTGCGGCGGCGCGTACGCCACCGTGCGCGGCGATAA
- a CDS encoding 2OG-Fe(II) oxygenase, whose protein sequence is MTDDLPANDPHADTFHAIDWPAVHAALDAHGHAELPGLLAPQICRELTELYCHREHFRSRVVMARHGFGQGEYQYFAYPLPAQVEALRMGIYPRLVPLANRWNEAMGIDVRYPPAHADYLARCHAAGQVRPTPLLLRYRSGDYNCLHQDLYGEHVFPLQVAVLLSAPGIDFSGGEFVLTEQRPRMQSRAEVVPLAQGDAVIFAVHHRPMQGARGSYRVNLRHGVSKLRGGARHTLGVIFHDAAE, encoded by the coding sequence ATGACCGACGACCTGCCCGCCAACGACCCTCACGCCGACACGTTTCACGCCATCGACTGGCCGGCCGTCCACGCCGCGCTCGACGCGCATGGCCACGCCGAGTTGCCTGGCCTGCTGGCACCGCAAATCTGCCGCGAACTGACTGAGCTTTATTGCCATCGCGAACACTTCCGCAGCCGGGTCGTGATGGCGCGGCACGGCTTCGGCCAGGGCGAATACCAGTACTTTGCCTATCCCCTGCCCGCGCAGGTCGAGGCGCTGCGCATGGGCATCTATCCCCGGCTGGTGCCGCTGGCCAACCGGTGGAACGAAGCGATGGGGATTGATGTGCGCTATCCGCCGGCTCATGCCGACTATCTGGCGCGCTGCCACGCGGCCGGTCAGGTGCGGCCCACGCCGTTGCTGCTGCGCTACCGGTCAGGCGACTACAACTGCCTGCACCAGGACCTGTATGGCGAACACGTCTTCCCGCTGCAGGTCGCCGTGCTCCTGTCTGCGCCCGGCATCGATTTCAGCGGAGGCGAGTTCGTACTGACCGAGCAGCGCCCGCGCATGCAGTCGCGTGCCGAAGTGGTACCGCTCGCACAGGGCGATGCCGTGATATTCGCGGTCCACCATCGTCCCATGCAGGGCGCCCGCGGCTCATATCGGGTGAACCTGCGGCACGGCGTGAGCAAACTGCGCGGCGGTGCGCGCC
- a CDS encoding methylamine utilization protein — protein sequence MRGRLLLAWLLAGCAGTSWAGQLVVRVSDSGGHAVGDAVVTVTPANPSTEPPPSPVTRYVDQRDETFIPYVQVVHPGDRVVFRNSDGTRHHVYSFSEAKAFEFLLRPGESSPPVTLDQPGLVAVGCNIHDHMIAYLLITSGQAKVTPSQGQAVFEQLPPGSYTVTVWHPQLRPGQMQPSEMTVVGEGTEAQHADFTLSLIPDPRGFTDREHLDY from the coding sequence ATGCGCGGGCGACTTTTGTTGGCTTGGCTGCTGGCCGGCTGCGCGGGTACGTCGTGGGCCGGCCAACTGGTGGTGCGGGTCAGCGATAGTGGCGGACATGCCGTGGGCGACGCGGTGGTAACCGTGACCCCGGCCAACCCTTCGACCGAACCGCCGCCCTCGCCGGTCACCCGCTACGTCGACCAGCGGGACGAGACCTTCATTCCTTACGTGCAGGTGGTCCACCCCGGCGACCGCGTGGTGTTCCGCAACAGCGACGGCACCCGCCACCACGTCTATTCCTTTTCCGAAGCCAAGGCGTTCGAGTTCCTGCTGCGTCCGGGCGAGAGTTCGCCGCCGGTGACGCTGGACCAGCCCGGCCTGGTCGCGGTCGGCTGCAACATCCACGACCACATGATCGCCTACCTGCTGATTACCTCCGGACAGGCCAAGGTGACGCCCTCGCAGGGCCAGGCAGTGTTCGAACAACTGCCGCCGGGGAGTTACACCGTGACGGTATGGCACCCGCAGCTGCGGCCAGGCCAGATGCAGCCGAGCGAAATGACCGTGGTAGGCGAGGGGACGGAGGCGCAGCACGCCGACTTCACCCTCTCGCTTATTCCCGACCCGCGCGGGTTCACCGATCGCGAGCACCTGGACTACTGA
- a CDS encoding pirin family protein, with protein MIERRAFDTLGGANHGWLDAKHHFSFAGYHDPARMGWGALRVWNDDTIAPRSGFPPHPHADMEIITYVREGAISHRDNLGNEGRTVAGDVQVMSAGTGITHAEYNLEAETTRIFQIWIIPDRPGGAPAWGARPFPTGERAGRFVALASGFPGDADALPLRAQARVLGATLRAGEQADYPLGGSRHAYLVPAKGAVEVNGVRLDARDGAAIKSEPSLRVTALEDAELVLVDVPA; from the coding sequence ATGATCGAACGCAGGGCTTTTGACACCTTGGGTGGCGCCAACCATGGCTGGCTCGACGCCAAGCACCACTTTTCCTTCGCCGGCTACCACGATCCCGCCCGCATGGGCTGGGGCGCGCTGCGTGTGTGGAACGACGACACCATCGCCCCGCGCAGCGGCTTTCCGCCGCACCCGCACGCGGACATGGAAATCATCACCTACGTGCGCGAGGGTGCGATCAGCCATCGCGACAACCTCGGCAACGAGGGCCGCACCGTTGCCGGCGACGTGCAGGTGATGAGCGCGGGCACCGGCATCACGCATGCCGAGTACAACCTGGAGGCCGAAACCACCCGCATTTTCCAGATCTGGATCATCCCCGACCGACCGGGCGGCGCGCCGGCATGGGGCGCGCGGCCCTTCCCCACCGGGGAGCGGGCCGGCCGCTTCGTGGCGCTGGCCAGCGGCTTCCCCGGGGACGCCGACGCGCTGCCGCTGCGTGCGCAGGCCCGCGTGCTCGGCGCGACGCTCCGCGCGGGCGAACAAGCGGACTATCCGCTGGGCGGCAGCCGGCATGCCTATCTGGTGCCGGCGAAGGGTGCCGTGGAGGTCAACGGCGTGCGGCTCGATGCGCGGGACGGCGCAGCGATCAAAAGCGAACCGTCGTTGCGCGTGACCGCACTCGAGGATGCCGAACTGGTGCTGGTCGACGTGCCCGCCTGA